Genomic window (Hydrogenimonas cancrithermarum):
TTTCACGATCCCCAGCGTCATAGAACGCGTCAAAGCGCTGCTTGGCTGAGGCAAATGCCCGGCCTATTTTTCCGGGCGGCTTGAAAAGAGGAGAGCCACAATAAAAAGATCTCTCCACTTCCCAGCTACGCTTTTGCGTGAAAAACGTGTCGAAATCTGGAGAATGGCTGCGATATCGTACGGAAGTATAGTGTGATGAGATTTTGTGGAGGCCGAAGCCTCCAGGTGGAAGTGACTATTTCCCTGTTTGCGGGTGAATGTTGTCGTTGGGAACGTTGGTTTGGTCTTTCGTGTTATCCTGGGGCCTCTCCATATCGTAATGGACCACTGTATCGGACGGCCCGTATGTCGTGTCGGCATAGTGCACCGTTTCTTCTGCCATGAGAGTTGTCGAGACGGCGAAAATAGCCGCGATTATAAAAGTTTTATTCATGAATTTTCTCCTCCTATGTATAAAATTCAAGTGCATTCTAACCAATCAATCAGTAAAACGAATAAAAATCATTAAGTAGTTTGTTCGTTTGAGGTAATCCGCTTTCAAATAGGTTTTTATTGTGGTCCGAGTTCTGGCTTAGTGACTTAGTCGTGGAGGTTTTCGTTTTTGAGCGGTTGCCACTTCGGTTCTTGGGTAAGCGGCGGGAATCCCTCCAGGACCTCTATCGGTTTGAAGTTCGTTTTGTAGGCAAATGATCGGCATCCTTCGACCCAGTAGCCAAGATAGATCCATTCGAGGCCCATCTGTTTGGCGAACTGAATCTGCATCAGAAGCGAGTAGGTGCCGAGAGAATATTTCGCATAGTCGGGATCGTAGTAGAAGTAGATGGCGCTGATACCGTCTTCACAAATGTCGACGAGGTCCACGCCGACCAGTTTGCCGTCGATGAAGTAGAGAATCTCTTTGCCGAAATCGTGGGCTCCATCGACGAAATTTTCGTAGTAGAGCTGCGGGTTGATAGGGGTGTATTTCCACGCACTCGTTTCGCTTTTGAATTTATGGTAGCGGTTGTAGAGGTCGAGATGCTCTTGGGTCATACTCGGTTTTTGTATATAAATGAGAGTGTCACGATTTTTTTTGATGACACGCTTTTGCGATTTTGTAAGCGTGAACGCTTCAGCATTGACACGAAGGCTTTTACAGCCGTTGCAGCCGGCACAGATCGGATGGAAGAAGTAGCATCCGAACCGCCGCCATCCTCTGCGGATAAGTTCGCTCACCAGTTTTTTGTCGGCATGGCGCATATAGCGGTAAAACATCCTCGTATTCTTCTCCGGCAGGTAACTGCATGGATAGTCGAGCATACAGAAGTCGATGGAGTGTTCGCTGTTTTCCTGAATATTCATGCCGTTATCTCGTATATGATCTCTTTTCTGTTTTTTATCTCTCTGATTTCGACGACGGAAAGATTTTCTATATCCATCGCCAGCAGGCTCTTCTCATCCATAATGCCGTATCGTGCCATATTTTTCAAGACAATGCCCCGGTAGGCTTTGGCCCAGTGGCTGACCGTTTTGCCATTTTTTAGAAATTTCATCGTGATATAGGGCATCGGAATCTTGTAAAACTTTTCGTAAAATCTTGCGCGAAGGTCGACGACGGGGCTGTGTGTTTCGAGATAGTCGTCGAGAAGCTTGCCGAAATGCTCTTTGTAAAACCTCTCTGGTGCGAAGTCGCCGATAGGCTCACCCTGTTTCAGTTTGTACTCGGGGATGCGGTCTTTGGCGCAGACGGGGCCGAAAAGATTGGAAAAGATGATCAGGTGTTCATCGATGTAATTTTTTGCTTTGTCGGGGAGGTTCGTATAATCCAGGTAGTCGTAGGCGACACCATTGTAGCGCTCCACGGCTCTCATCGTCGGCCGTTCGAAGATGTCGGTACGGTAGTGTTCGATCGCGCTTTCATCTTTGATGCCGAAGAGTTTTTGTAGGGCTTCGATCGGGGCGGTTTTGACAAATGAGTCGTACCGTTCGACCACTTCGATCCGGCGAGGGTAAAGTTCGGGAAAACAGAAGGCACTTTTATCGATGGGCGGAAGCGACCCGCCGCTCTTTTTTCCTTCGCTGGGCGCAAAAAGGATCGTCACTGAAACTCCTCGAAAGGTTTTGGTAATTTTAGCGAATTAATCCTTGTCTACGGATGCAGATGTATCGAATCGGTACAATCGAACCAACTCTTTCAATCCTCGTCGAAGAGAGAGTATCCTGATCGAGTACGTTTGTAGATTTGTAAAGAAAGTTTGAGAAGAGGTACGGTTAAAATTGTCATAATCCAGTATGTTATAAAATAAATCGTTATCTGTTATGCAAAAAATAAAAGGCAAACGTTCGATATTGTTTCCGGTCGTACTGCCCGATCATTCGACGGAAAAGGGTTGGAATGAAAAAATTTCTTATTTTGCTGCTGCTGTTGGCCGGGTGCGGGCATATCAC
Coding sequences:
- a CDS encoding arginyltransferase, with protein sequence MNIQENSEHSIDFCMLDYPCSYLPEKNTRMFYRYMRHADKKLVSELIRRGWRRFGCYFFHPICAGCNGCKSLRVNAEAFTLTKSQKRVIKKNRDTLIYIQKPSMTQEHLDLYNRYHKFKSETSAWKYTPINPQLYYENFVDGAHDFGKEILYFIDGKLVGVDLVDICEDGISAIYFYYDPDYAKYSLGTYSLLMQIQFAKQMGLEWIYLGYWVEGCRSFAYKTNFKPIEVLEGFPPLTQEPKWQPLKNENLHD
- a CDS encoding YaaA family protein yields the protein MTILFAPSEGKKSGGSLPPIDKSAFCFPELYPRRIEVVERYDSFVKTAPIEALQKLFGIKDESAIEHYRTDIFERPTMRAVERYNGVAYDYLDYTNLPDKAKNYIDEHLIIFSNLFGPVCAKDRIPEYKLKQGEPIGDFAPERFYKEHFGKLLDDYLETHSPVVDLRARFYEKFYKIPMPYITMKFLKNGKTVSHWAKAYRGIVLKNMARYGIMDEKSLLAMDIENLSVVEIREIKNRKEIIYEITA